In Acidiphilium acidophilum, one genomic interval encodes:
- a CDS encoding carbohydrate porin, translated as MIVFHQRHPRALALAAALVGILPAIASAQTTPQTTPQSEVGPLHAIAAAEQSLHQSGIDITGYYEGNLYANVSGGMKRANVYFSDLAFGANFDLAKLADIPGATIDFSIDSRFGGFPQGVNDLTGSSVGFLGGAGPDNHTRLTQLTFGQKLAGGAFSYVVGRTTLANYFGTSSLYCQFESSLCSNLVPFNWSADSNEPFYPIAVWGGEMELDPTPRTYMKLGVSESNPSQYGGGGFPWNDGWSFQGATGAFVPVEFGYTTEADGSSMPGRYDVGFYYDSSDFADARYTATGGKLAFAGGNPALDGAQSVIYLQAQQVLWRDGAARRLWGFAAGQFAVEGHAPVTAYYQIGAVMQGTFPGRPHDTAGISAAYYVFNPRVTGALDDTIAAHGGAEHMSNTEEIFEANYGIALWHGIALKPYIDVTLNPDQFLFDIPVPNPNIRHAVAVGTQLNFGF; from the coding sequence ATGATCGTCTTTCATCAGCGGCATCCCCGCGCCCTTGCGCTCGCTGCCGCCCTTGTCGGCATCCTGCCCGCGATCGCTTCCGCCCAGACCACGCCGCAGACCACGCCGCAGTCCGAAGTCGGACCGCTCCACGCCATCGCGGCGGCGGAACAGAGCCTGCACCAGTCGGGTATCGACATCACCGGCTATTACGAAGGTAATCTCTACGCCAACGTTAGCGGTGGCATGAAACGCGCCAATGTCTATTTCAGCGATCTCGCCTTCGGGGCGAATTTCGACCTCGCGAAGCTCGCCGACATCCCGGGCGCCACCATCGATTTCTCGATCGACTCCAGGTTCGGCGGCTTTCCGCAGGGGGTGAACGACCTCACCGGCAGTTCGGTCGGCTTCCTCGGGGGCGCCGGGCCGGACAATCATACCCGGCTGACCCAGCTTACCTTCGGCCAGAAACTTGCCGGAGGGGCGTTCTCCTACGTCGTCGGCCGGACCACGTTGGCGAATTACTTCGGAACCTCCTCGCTGTATTGCCAGTTCGAATCCTCGCTGTGCAGCAATCTGGTTCCGTTCAACTGGTCTGCCGACAGCAACGAGCCGTTCTACCCGATCGCGGTCTGGGGCGGAGAAATGGAGCTTGACCCGACGCCGCGGACCTACATGAAACTCGGCGTTTCGGAATCCAACCCGAGCCAGTATGGCGGCGGCGGCTTTCCGTGGAACGATGGCTGGTCGTTCCAGGGTGCCACCGGAGCGTTCGTACCGGTCGAATTCGGTTACACCACAGAGGCCGATGGCAGCTCGATGCCGGGGCGCTACGATGTCGGGTTCTATTACGACAGCTCCGACTTCGCCGATGCCCGGTACACCGCAACAGGCGGCAAACTGGCGTTCGCCGGTGGCAATCCAGCGCTCGACGGCGCGCAGAGCGTCATCTATCTGCAGGCGCAGCAGGTCTTGTGGCGGGATGGCGCGGCCCGGCGGCTCTGGGGGTTCGCGGCCGGTCAGTTCGCGGTCGAGGGCCACGCTCCGGTCACTGCCTATTACCAGATCGGCGCGGTGATGCAGGGCACGTTTCCCGGCCGGCCCCATGATACCGCGGGGATTTCGGCGGCCTATTACGTGTTCAATCCGCGCGTGACCGGTGCGCTCGACGATACGATCGCGGCGCATGGCGGGGCCGAACATATGTCTAACACCGAGGAGATCTTCGAGGCCAATTACGGCATCGCGTTGTGGCACGGCATCGCGCTGAAACCCTATATCGATGTGACGCTGAACCCCGACCAGTTCCTGTTCGACATTCCGGTGCCGAACCCGAACATCCGCCACGCGGTCGCGGTTGGCACCCAGCTGAATTTCGGCTTCTGA
- a CDS encoding gamma-glutamyltransferase: MANLFDLRRTAPLALGLLLSGCGVTQGIFGGGHPKLGEPTPAKPVIGFAVAPVPQAALAARRILAEGGNAADAATAAGFALAVTLPSRAGLGGGGACLIDLPKSDGGTGIATSLLFPPGAPPGGNASASRPAAVPQMARGLIAMQARYGRLPLATDLAPAEAMAGGGVAVSRALAADLGVVGTALVADPAARAVFAGPSGQMLAAGDVMHQPDLAATLTQLQSSGVLGLYRGRLAEKFVAGADEAGGGLTMADLAALKPQYARPVTLERFGYHMDFIPDAGGLGAAAGIEALAADPAALAQAEQSALAAAQAARHGAAMDRLPASASFATLDSRGGVVGCATTMNNLFGTGRIAPGTGILLAASPTGITPPLLAAGLATRDGKFRAIATGSGQQGAAMAVAAGLANAVRSDEPMPQPVPAPGRANVIGCAGLLPGAPKTCAAAADPRGFGLAIGSN, translated from the coding sequence ATGGCGAATTTGTTCGATCTGCGTCGCACGGCTCCGCTTGCGCTTGGCTTGTTGTTATCCGGCTGCGGGGTGACCCAGGGGATCTTCGGCGGCGGCCATCCCAAACTCGGCGAACCAACGCCGGCGAAACCCGTCATCGGGTTCGCGGTGGCCCCGGTGCCGCAGGCGGCGCTCGCGGCGCGGCGTATCCTCGCGGAAGGCGGCAATGCGGCCGATGCGGCGACGGCGGCGGGGTTCGCCCTCGCGGTCACCCTGCCGTCGCGCGCCGGTCTCGGCGGCGGTGGCGCCTGCCTGATCGATCTGCCGAAATCCGATGGCGGCACCGGCATCGCCACGTCTCTGCTGTTCCCGCCCGGCGCGCCTCCGGGCGGCAATGCATCGGCATCACGTCCGGCGGCGGTGCCGCAGATGGCGCGCGGCCTGATCGCGATGCAGGCGCGCTACGGGCGGCTGCCGCTGGCGACCGACCTCGCCCCCGCCGAAGCGATGGCGGGCGGCGGCGTTGCGGTGTCCCGCGCTCTCGCCGCCGATCTCGGCGTGGTCGGCACGGCCTTGGTCGCCGATCCCGCCGCGCGGGCGGTGTTCGCCGGTCCATCCGGCCAGATGCTCGCCGCCGGCGACGTGATGCACCAGCCCGACCTCGCGGCGACGCTGACGCAATTGCAGTCGAGCGGCGTGCTCGGCTTGTATCGGGGCCGGCTTGCCGAAAAATTCGTCGCCGGGGCCGATGAGGCGGGCGGGGGGCTGACCATGGCTGATCTGGCCGCCCTGAAGCCGCAATATGCCCGACCGGTGACCCTGGAGCGGTTCGGCTATCACATGGATTTCATCCCCGATGCCGGAGGGCTCGGCGCGGCAGCCGGGATCGAGGCGCTGGCCGCCGATCCAGCGGCGCTCGCGCAAGCGGAACAGAGCGCGCTCGCCGCTGCCCAGGCCGCACGCCACGGCGCTGCGATGGACCGGCTGCCGGCCTCCGCGAGTTTCGCGACTCTGGATTCGCGAGGTGGGGTGGTCGGCTGCGCCACCACGATGAACAATCTGTTCGGCACCGGGCGGATCGCACCGGGCACCGGCATTTTGCTGGCGGCATCGCCCACCGGCATCACCCCGCCCTTGCTTGCCGCAGGACTCGCGACACGCGACGGCAAATTCCGCGCGATCGCGACCGGGTCCGGCCAGCAGGGCGCGGCCATGGCGGTCGCCGCCGGGCTGGCGAATGCGGTGCGGAGCGACGAGCCGATGCCTCAGCCGGTTCCGGCACCGGGACGGGCGAACGTGATCGGCTGCGCCGGCCTGCTGCCGGGCGCACCGAAAACCTGCGCCGCCGCGGCGGACCCGCGCGGGTTCGGCCTCGCGATCGGATCGAACTAG
- a CDS encoding nucleobase:cation symporter-2 family protein, giving the protein MSNNATSNAIDAWLPPGRLLTLGLQHVLVMYAGAVAVPLIIAGVAHLSTAQTGYLISADMFCCGIGSLLQSVGLGPFGIRMPVIMAVTFAAVGPMIVMVGDPALGLPGIYGATIAAGFIAIGLAPFASRLLRFFPPLVQGIVITAIGFNLIPVGINWAAGGVGNPHYGAPVFLIVSLSVLLFIMVLAKYGRGFIANIAVLLGLIFGFIEAVLLGRVSLHGIGKVGWFGVITPFHFGLPTFHPVAIATMVVVMMVTFIESSGMFMALGMIVDKPVNDKDIRRGLLVDGLATVIGGTFNSFPHTSFSQNIGLVGITGVRSRWVCATAGAILLALGLIPKMSFIIASIPQFVLGGAGIVMFGMVMATGIRILHTVDFEKHQHNSYIVAISLGISMIPVVAGKFFHAVPIGLQPFVQSGIFLAAISAVLSNLWFNGAPRGPRPAGHEAAGHAGVPAAEPAVTPLP; this is encoded by the coding sequence ATGTCCAATAACGCGACCAGCAACGCCATCGATGCCTGGCTGCCGCCGGGCCGCCTGCTGACCCTCGGCCTGCAGCACGTGCTGGTGATGTATGCCGGTGCCGTCGCGGTGCCGCTGATCATTGCGGGCGTTGCGCATCTGAGCACGGCTCAGACCGGATATCTGATCAGTGCGGACATGTTCTGCTGCGGCATCGGCTCGCTGCTTCAATCGGTCGGGCTCGGCCCGTTCGGCATCCGCATGCCGGTGATCATGGCGGTGACCTTTGCCGCTGTCGGGCCGATGATCGTGATGGTCGGCGATCCGGCGCTCGGTCTGCCCGGCATTTACGGGGCGACCATCGCCGCCGGTTTCATCGCCATCGGACTCGCCCCGTTCGCGAGCCGGCTGCTGCGGTTCTTCCCGCCGCTGGTGCAGGGCATCGTGATCACCGCGATCGGCTTCAATCTCATTCCGGTCGGCATCAACTGGGCGGCTGGGGGCGTCGGCAATCCGCATTACGGCGCACCGGTGTTTCTGATCGTCTCGCTCAGCGTGCTGCTGTTCATCATGGTGCTCGCGAAATACGGCAGGGGTTTCATTGCCAACATCGCGGTGCTGCTGGGGTTGATCTTCGGGTTCATCGAAGCCGTGCTGCTCGGGCGGGTGTCGCTGCACGGCATCGGCAAGGTCGGCTGGTTCGGGGTGATCACACCGTTCCATTTCGGGCTGCCGACGTTTCATCCGGTCGCCATCGCCACCATGGTGGTGGTCATGATGGTCACGTTCATCGAGTCGAGCGGCATGTTCATGGCACTCGGGATGATCGTGGACAAACCTGTCAATGACAAGGATATCCGCCGCGGGCTTCTGGTGGACGGATTGGCGACCGTCATCGGCGGCACGTTCAATTCGTTTCCCCATACCTCGTTCTCGCAGAATATCGGGCTGGTCGGGATCACCGGGGTGCGCAGCCGCTGGGTGTGCGCGACCGCCGGGGCGATTCTGCTGGCGCTCGGGCTGATTCCGAAAATGTCGTTCATCATCGCGTCGATCCCGCAATTTGTGCTCGGCGGCGCGGGGATCGTGATGTTCGGCATGGTGATGGCGACCGGCATCCGGATTCTGCATACGGTCGATTTCGAAAAACACCAGCATAATTCCTACATCGTCGCGATCAGCCTGGGCATCTCGATGATCCCGGTGGTCGCCGGGAAATTTTTTCATGCCGTGCCGATCGGGCTGCAACCCTTCGTCCAGAGCGGGATTTTTCTGGCGGCGATCTCAGCCGTGCTGAGCAATCTGTGGTTCAACGGAGCACCGCGCGGGCCGCGCCCGGCCGGGCACGAAGCCGCGGGCCATGCCGGCGTACCGGCTGCCGAACCCGCCGTCACTCCGCTGCCCTGA
- a CDS encoding pyridoxal phosphate-dependent aminotransferase, with protein MALKAGVGARVPPFLVMDVIAAANALAASPAAADRRVIRMEVGQPAEGAPELVREAVTRSLASGVPLGYTEARGREDLRSRIVTHYADWYGLAVDAGRIAITAGASAGFPLAFLAAFEPGDTIALTIPCYPPYLNIMTALGLRPQLLPATAANGFQPTVAMLEALDPPPDGLLIASPANPTGSMLAPDDLAALARYCHNAGIRLISDEIYHGLTFGKPAATAASYSPSAIVINSFSKYFSMTGWRIGWMVLPEDLIRPVECLAQNFFICAPHISQIGALAAFDCHDELQARRERFSRSREILLEALPRAGIDRISPADGAFYLYADIGARGWNSTAYCRHLLYDHHVAATPGHDFDPAHGEDFVRFSYCASEADITEAVARICR; from the coding sequence ATGGCGCTGAAAGCCGGCGTGGGGGCGCGGGTGCCGCCGTTCCTGGTGATGGATGTCATCGCGGCGGCGAATGCGCTGGCGGCGAGTCCGGCGGCGGCGGACCGGCGGGTGATCCGCATGGAGGTCGGCCAACCGGCGGAAGGCGCGCCGGAGCTGGTGCGTGAAGCCGTCACCCGTTCCCTCGCGAGCGGAGTTCCCCTTGGCTACACCGAGGCGCGGGGTCGCGAGGATCTGCGCTCGCGCATCGTCACCCATTACGCCGACTGGTACGGGCTCGCGGTCGATGCTGGCCGGATCGCGATCACCGCAGGGGCCTCGGCGGGTTTTCCGCTCGCCTTTCTCGCGGCGTTCGAACCGGGCGACACCATCGCGTTGACGATCCCCTGTTATCCGCCCTACCTCAATATCATGACAGCGCTGGGCCTGCGCCCGCAATTGCTGCCGGCGACCGCCGCGAACGGATTTCAGCCGACCGTCGCGATGCTTGAGGCGCTGGACCCGCCACCGGATGGGTTGCTGATCGCCTCCCCTGCCAACCCGACCGGCTCGATGCTGGCACCGGATGATCTCGCCGCCCTCGCGCGCTACTGCCACAACGCGGGCATCCGCCTGATCAGTGACGAGATCTATCACGGGCTGACCTTCGGCAAACCGGCGGCGACGGCGGCGAGTTACAGCCCTTCCGCCATCGTGATCAATTCGTTCTCGAAGTATTTTTCGATGACCGGCTGGCGGATCGGCTGGATGGTACTCCCCGAGGATCTGATCCGCCCGGTCGAATGCCTCGCCCAGAATTTTTTCATCTGTGCGCCGCATATCTCGCAGATCGGCGCGCTCGCGGCGTTCGACTGCCATGACGAATTGCAGGCCCGCCGGGAGCGGTTCTCGCGCTCGCGCGAAATCCTGCTCGAAGCCCTGCCGCGCGCCGGGATCGACCGGATTTCCCCGGCGGATGGCGCGTTCTATCTCTATGCCGATATCGGGGCCAGGGGCTGGAACAGCACCGCGTATTGCCGCCATCTGCTCTACGATCATCATGTCGCGGCGACTCCCGGCCATGATTTCGACCCGGCGCACGGGGAGGATTTCGTCCGGTTTTCCTATTGCGCGAGCGAGGCCGATATCACCGAAGCCGTGGCGCGGATCTGCCGCTGA
- a CDS encoding glycerate kinase type-2 family protein has translation MAPVGPDVLERMFAAAIEAALPGHCLPPHLPPPPKGRTIVIGAGKAAAAMAAAVERHWPESSRLEGLVVTRYGHGVGPLARIEVVEAAHPVPDDAGQRAASRMLAMVAGLTADDLVLCLMSGGASALLALPAPGIDLAAKQAVNRALLRSGAGIHDMNCVRKHLSAIKGGRLAAAAAPAEIVTLLISDVPGDDPSVIGSGPTVPDATTSAEASAILRRYAIEPPPAVAAWLADPASETPKPGHPAFDRARTVMIATPFRSLEAAAAIAREAGVTPLILGDAIEGEACEVARVMAGLARSCAERGHPASPPCILLSGGETTVTVRGKGRGGRNAEFLLALAVALDGNPRIYAVAGDTDGIDGTEDNAGARLDPDTLTRARAAGIDPVAALIDNDGYGVFSRLDDLIVTGPTRTNVNDFRAILIR, from the coding sequence ATGGCGCCGGTCGGGCCCGACGTACTGGAGCGGATGTTCGCCGCCGCGATCGAGGCGGCGTTACCGGGCCATTGCCTGCCGCCGCATCTGCCGCCCCCGCCGAAAGGCCGCACCATCGTGATCGGTGCCGGAAAGGCGGCGGCGGCGATGGCGGCGGCGGTCGAACGGCACTGGCCGGAGTCGAGCAGGCTCGAAGGCCTCGTGGTCACCCGCTACGGCCACGGCGTCGGTCCGCTCGCGCGGATCGAGGTGGTCGAAGCCGCGCATCCAGTGCCCGACGATGCCGGGCAGCGTGCGGCGTCGCGGATGCTCGCGATGGTCGCGGGTCTCACTGCGGACGATCTGGTGCTCTGCCTGATGTCGGGCGGAGCGTCGGCCCTGCTCGCGCTCCCCGCGCCCGGGATCGACCTTGCGGCGAAGCAGGCGGTCAATCGCGCGCTGTTGCGCAGCGGTGCCGGGATTCACGACATGAATTGCGTGCGCAAGCACCTTTCGGCGATCAAGGGTGGCCGCCTTGCCGCCGCCGCCGCACCTGCCGAGATCGTGACGCTGCTGATCTCGGACGTGCCGGGGGACGATCCTTCGGTGATCGGCTCCGGCCCGACCGTGCCGGATGCCACCACCAGCGCCGAGGCCAGCGCGATCCTGCGCCGCTACGCGATCGAGCCGCCGCCTGCCGTTGCCGCCTGGCTGGCCGACCCGGCCTCCGAAACCCCCAAGCCGGGGCATCCCGCGTTCGACCGCGCCCGCACGGTGATGATCGCAACGCCGTTCCGCTCGCTCGAAGCCGCCGCCGCCATCGCGCGCGAGGCCGGGGTCACGCCGCTCATTCTCGGCGATGCGATCGAAGGCGAAGCCTGCGAAGTCGCGCGGGTGATGGCCGGGCTCGCCCGCAGCTGCGCCGAGCGTGGTCATCCGGCATCGCCCCCCTGCATCCTGCTCTCGGGGGGCGAAACCACGGTGACGGTGCGCGGCAAGGGACGGGGCGGGCGCAACGCCGAATTCCTGCTCGCCCTCGCCGTCGCGCTCGACGGCAACCCCCGGATCTACGCCGTCGCAGGCGATACCGACGGGATCGACGGTACCGAGGATAATGCCGGCGCGCGCCTCGATCCCGACACACTGACCCGCGCCCGCGCCGCCGGGATCGATCCGGTGGCGGCGCTGATCGATAATGACGGATATGGTGTGTTCAGCCGGCTCGACGATCTGATCGTGACCGGCCCGACCCGCACCAATGTCAATGATTTCCGGGCGATCCTGATCCGCTGA
- the sucC gene encoding ADP-forming succinate--CoA ligase subunit beta, protein MNIHEYQAKELLKSYGVAVLDGYIAWSGEEAAQAAAKLPGPVYVVKSQIHAGGRGAGHFKDDPQGKGGVRIAKSTAEVGAAAEAMLGHTLITRQTGPQGRVVRRVYVEAGCDIKRELYLSLLVDRAKSEIVIMASTEGGMEIEEVAEHHPEKIIRVAVDPASGISGFHARKLAFGLGLDAAQQKSFAKFVSAMYKAFIALDCAIVEINPLVVTGAGEIVALDAKVSFDDNALFRHPDLEKLRDEAEEDPKELEAAKHSLNYVALEGSIGCMVNGAGLAMATMDIIKLYGAEPANFLDVGGGATKERVTAAFKIILSDPNVEGILVNIFGGIMRCDVIAEGVVAAAREVSLSVPLVVRLEGTNVQLGKDILGKSGLPIIAANNLADAAQKIVAAVKEAA, encoded by the coding sequence ATGAACATACATGAATATCAGGCCAAGGAACTGTTGAAATCCTATGGCGTCGCGGTGCTCGACGGCTATATTGCCTGGAGCGGCGAGGAAGCGGCCCAGGCAGCCGCGAAACTGCCCGGTCCGGTCTATGTCGTGAAATCCCAGATCCATGCCGGGGGCCGCGGTGCGGGCCATTTCAAGGACGATCCGCAGGGCAAGGGCGGGGTCCGGATCGCGAAATCGACCGCGGAGGTCGGTGCCGCCGCCGAAGCCATGCTGGGCCACACCCTGATCACCCGGCAGACCGGCCCGCAGGGCCGCGTCGTCCGCCGCGTCTATGTCGAGGCGGGATGCGACATCAAGCGCGAACTCTATTTGTCGCTGCTGGTCGACCGCGCGAAATCCGAAATCGTGATCATGGCTTCCACCGAAGGCGGCATGGAGATCGAGGAGGTCGCCGAGCACCATCCGGAAAAAATCATCCGCGTCGCGGTCGATCCCGCCAGCGGCATCTCGGGCTTTCACGCCCGCAAGCTCGCCTTCGGCCTCGGGCTCGATGCGGCCCAGCAGAAATCCTTCGCGAAATTCGTCAGCGCCATGTACAAGGCGTTCATCGCCCTCGATTGCGCGATCGTCGAAATCAACCCGCTGGTGGTGACCGGCGCGGGCGAGATCGTGGCGCTCGATGCCAAGGTGAGCTTCGACGACAATGCCCTGTTCCGCCATCCCGATCTCGAAAAACTGCGCGACGAGGCCGAGGAGGACCCCAAGGAACTCGAAGCCGCGAAGCACAGCCTGAACTACGTCGCCCTCGAAGGATCGATCGGCTGCATGGTCAACGGCGCCGGCCTGGCGATGGCGACCATGGACATCATCAAGCTCTATGGCGCCGAGCCGGCCAATTTCCTCGATGTCGGCGGCGGCGCGACCAAGGAGCGGGTCACCGCCGCATTCAAGATTATCCTGTCCGATCCGAACGTCGAGGGGATTCTGGTCAATATTTTCGGCGGCATCATGCGCTGCGACGTGATCGCCGAGGGCGTGGTGGCGGCGGCGCGCGAAGTTTCGCTCTCGGTGCCGCTCGTGGTCCGGCTCGAAGGCACCAACGTGCAGCTCGGCAAGGATATTCTCGGCAAATCCGGCCTGCCGATCATCGCCGCCAACAATCTGGCGGATGCCGCCCAGAAAATCGTCGCCGCCGTGAAGGAGGCCGCATAA
- a CDS encoding 8-oxoguanine deaminase codes for MRRWIKTPLGGMPQGAEAGLVIEDAIIAELIAPGEVPAAPVDEVFDASRHVVLPGLINTHHHFYQTLTRAFAPALDKKLFDWLVALYPVWARITPHAFRLACRIALAELMLSGCTTASDHHYLFPASLPDAIDIEMEEAAALGMRVVLCRGSMDLSEEDGGLPPKSVTQRIDVILADGERLVQRWHRRGPGAMTQVALAPCSPFSVSADLMRETARQATALGVRLHTHLAETEDENEFCLARFGKRPLDYVEELGWLTDHTWFAHGIHFTAAEQERMGRAGMGVAHCPTSNMLLGSGLCPVCAMERRGVAMGLGVDGSASNDGSNMIQELRQALLLQRARGGIGAAGFADPIRWATEGSANCLGRPDLGRLAPGMQADLALFTLDETRFSGAGDPLAALIVCGAHRADRVMIGGQWRVIDGAIPGLDLAGLIADHRKAARQVQSAI; via the coding sequence ATGCGCCGCTGGATCAAAACGCCGCTGGGCGGCATGCCGCAGGGCGCGGAGGCCGGGCTCGTCATCGAAGACGCCATCATCGCCGAACTCATCGCGCCCGGCGAGGTTCCGGCAGCACCGGTCGATGAAGTCTTCGATGCGTCCCGTCACGTGGTGCTGCCCGGACTGATCAACACGCATCATCATTTCTACCAGACCCTGACCCGCGCCTTCGCCCCCGCCCTCGATAAAAAACTGTTCGACTGGCTGGTCGCGCTCTATCCGGTATGGGCGAGGATCACCCCGCATGCCTTCCGCCTCGCCTGCCGGATCGCGCTGGCCGAACTTATGCTCTCGGGCTGCACCACCGCCTCGGATCATCACTATCTGTTCCCCGCGAGCCTGCCTGATGCGATCGATATCGAAATGGAGGAAGCCGCCGCACTCGGCATGCGGGTGGTGCTGTGCCGGGGCTCGATGGATCTCTCGGAGGAGGATGGCGGCCTGCCGCCGAAATCGGTCACCCAGCGGATCGACGTCATCCTCGCCGACGGCGAACGCCTCGTGCAGCGCTGGCATCGGCGCGGCCCGGGCGCGATGACCCAGGTGGCACTCGCCCCCTGTTCGCCATTCTCGGTCTCGGCGGATCTGATGCGCGAGACTGCCCGTCAGGCCACGGCACTCGGCGTCCGGCTCCATACCCATCTTGCCGAAACCGAGGATGAAAACGAATTCTGCCTCGCCCGGTTCGGCAAGCGCCCGCTCGATTACGTCGAGGAACTCGGCTGGCTGACCGACCACACCTGGTTCGCCCACGGCATCCATTTCACCGCCGCCGAACAGGAGCGCATGGGCCGCGCCGGAATGGGTGTCGCGCATTGCCCGACCTCGAACATGCTGCTCGGCTCGGGCCTGTGCCCGGTCTGTGCGATGGAGCGGCGCGGCGTCGCCATGGGGCTCGGGGTCGATGGCTCGGCCTCGAATGACGGTTCGAACATGATCCAGGAATTGCGCCAGGCCCTGCTGCTGCAACGCGCGCGCGGCGGCATCGGTGCCGCCGGATTCGCCGACCCGATCCGCTGGGCAACCGAAGGCTCGGCGAACTGCCTCGGGCGGCCCGATCTCGGGCGGCTCGCACCGGGGATGCAGGCCGATCTCGCGCTGTTCACCCTCGATGAAACCCGCTTCTCCGGCGCGGGCGATCCGCTTGCCGCCCTGATCGTCTGCGGCGCCCACCGGGCCGACCGGGTGATGATCGGCGGGCAATGGCGGGTGATAGATGGGGCGATCCCCGGACTCGACCTTGCCGGGCTGATCGCGGACCACCGTAAGGCGGCGCGGCAGGTGCAATCGGCGATCTGA
- the zapE gene encoding cell division protein ZapE, with protein MLVHVTERPQTDVMSAYRARIDEGVIQPDPVQRRAAERLHELWGRLRGYDPHPKAPPNGWLGRLLNKKRVDEVPEDYPSGLYLVGDVGRGKSMLMDMFFDAADVPRKRRVHFDEFMQEAHATLHRMRTDHPGTDALTALAGMIADQSALLCFDEFQVHDIGDAMILARLFEALFSRAVVIVATSNTLPDDLYRDKPGYESFAPFIALLKRHLDVLVLDGGRDYRRERVRGVRNWYVPANGMAERALDDVFARLTDGATPQPESLTVFGRKLPVPCAANGVARFDFAALCAQNLGSGDYLALATHYETVLIDAIPALSPDNFDEARRFITLIDALYEHRVKLYASAAAEPAALYTAGEGASIFERTVSRLEEMRSEAYFALSHLT; from the coding sequence ATGCTCGTTCATGTCACAGAGCGGCCGCAGACCGATGTGATGTCGGCCTACCGTGCCCGGATCGACGAAGGTGTGATCCAGCCCGACCCGGTACAGCGGCGGGCGGCGGAGCGGTTGCATGAATTATGGGGGCGGTTGCGCGGCTACGACCCGCATCCCAAGGCCCCGCCAAATGGCTGGCTCGGTCGCCTGCTCAACAAAAAGCGCGTCGATGAAGTGCCGGAGGATTATCCCTCGGGCCTCTACCTCGTGGGAGATGTCGGGCGCGGCAAGTCGATGCTGATGGACATGTTTTTCGACGCGGCGGACGTTCCGCGCAAGCGGCGGGTCCATTTCGACGAGTTCATGCAGGAAGCCCACGCGACCCTGCACCGGATGCGCACCGATCATCCCGGAACCGATGCGCTGACCGCTCTGGCCGGCATGATTGCCGATCAGTCGGCTCTTTTGTGCTTCGATGAGTTCCAGGTCCACGATATCGGCGATGCGATGATCCTGGCGCGGCTGTTCGAGGCATTGTTCAGCCGCGCCGTCGTCATCGTCGCGACATCGAACACCCTGCCGGACGATCTCTACCGCGACAAACCCGGCTACGAGAGCTTCGCCCCGTTCATCGCCCTGCTCAAGCGCCATCTCGACGTGCTGGTGCTCGATGGCGGGCGCGATTATCGGCGCGAACGGGTGCGCGGCGTGCGTAACTGGTATGTTCCGGCCAACGGGATGGCCGAGCGCGCGCTCGACGATGTGTTCGCCCGCCTCACCGACGGGGCGACACCCCAGCCCGAAAGCCTGACCGTGTTCGGGCGCAAACTGCCGGTGCCGTGTGCCGCCAACGGGGTCGCCCGCTTCGATTTCGCGGCTCTGTGTGCACAGAATCTCGGGTCGGGCGATTATCTGGCGCTCGCGACCCACTACGAAACCGTACTGATCGATGCGATTCCCGCCTTGTCGCCCGATAATTTCGACGAGGCGCGCCGGTTCATCACCCTGATCGACGCGCTCTATGAACATCGGGTCAAACTCTATGCCTCGGCGGCAGCGGAACCTGCGGCGCTGTACACCGCCGGGGAGGGCGCATCGATTTTCGAGCGCACGGTTTCGCGACTCGAGGAAATGCGCAGCGAGGCCTATTTCGCCCTCAGTCACCTGACATGA